A genomic segment from Tuwongella immobilis encodes:
- a CDS encoding Ig-like domain-containing protein has protein sequence MANNRSLLRLESLEDRTTPAKIQLSIPKTLTALQGETVTVPLNLAVQDGNTNIAGGLYVMTWDPERFTVSNVRLGPATPTTSGFTLSGNPENAQGRLVVSFFTQNPNGYPVNAGNLGATILADFQVKPTALVGAAKIDLEAFSGDSVTQVGDALGNDLELSPAPTNDNGDPNDGVITISEAPRSATLAIDRTFAGNPGQSLTVPVNLRINSPGGEDVATADLALSFDASRLQATAIRIGTAIPGFTVIPAIDNTNGTIRASAIPTNGVPLRIDPNLTKSLFEIDFAIRSNAVAGVVVLDLESKLVNTPTQITTATQVIPWNPAITDAATDAGDGRLTVTAGPSIVRIVPVTPDPRNVAVTSIDVELDQAATITTFTAADLGLKRGSTAVDLSGVTVTLVSGTTYRINGLQSITASEGIYTLTVNMAAVENGAGQLGVGSATEIWEMDVTGPTVVSVGPVSPNPRNVSVSSIRVVTSEGLQSGSLTLSDFTLTRDGQVVSMSGASLSTVNATTYDLLGLGSLTSESGLYRLELPGIEIVDVSGNMGSGVGSTEWTMDVVGPTIVSISEVTPDPRNSGVSSVDVTLSEAIVGSSFTVADVVVRRDGTGLDLSGVSVTHVSPTLVRIGGLAAITASEGDYTLEVSAVGITDLLGNAGTGQKAETWRVDRTAPQVVSVGPVTPDPRNTPVGTIRIGFSEAIDLGSLSLADLELARNDVPIAWGAASLTTIDAKTVELTGLAALTANDGDYRLRVRMDDIRDLAGNAGSGPVDESWRMDATGPNLVAIVPVSPDPRNTAVDSIDIDWNEPIQLSSLTAADLSLKRNGVSVSLPTLSVTTVSGNRVRVSGLSSVTAAEGTYTLSVAGVGVLDALGNLGTGSATEIWEMDVTGPTVVSVGPVSPNPRNVSVSSIRVVTSEGLQSGSLTLSDFTLTRDGQVVSMSGASLSTVNATTYDLLGLGSLTSESGLYRLELPGIGIVDVSGNVGSGVGSTEWTMDVVGPTIVSISEVTPDPRNSGVSSVDVTLSEAIVGSSFTVADVVVRRDGTGLDLSGVSVTHVSPTLVRISGLATITASGGAYSLQIQASGITDLAGNAGTGTAIESWTTDTQGPSITTLETVTPDPRNSPVSQLEWEWSEAILPASLTVADLSLTRDGVGISLAGANLVPVSATRFRIENLAGLTASSGTYTLTVTASGVQDLVGNAGIGSRSETWVMDATAPTVVQFGPVSPDPRNTAVSSIDVEFSEPIDLTSFQSSAVTLLRNGNAIATTAVSLQSLGGARYRITGLAALTQTDGTYAITLGLAGIRDSIGNLASGSVSESWIMDSVTPVILSIGAVTPNPRASAVASLDVTFSRAIVASSFTLANLQLTRDNQPISLSGVTIQAISGTVFRIQGLSPLTQATGAYRLTVTGAGIVDAVGNAATNSLSRDWQTDADRPTLVQWLPIVPNPRNQPLQSVELEWNEPIALPSVAAFQLQRNGVTVPLIGVTVEAVNATRLRLLGLEALTQTTGDYRLRLDLASISDLVGNVGIGTSEITWTMDVTAPSVQSFGPVSPDPRNTAVDRVIVQFNEPILASSFTLADVSLERDGVVQSNAGIILVAESATRYRIDGLTTRTNLSGTYSLRIDATGITDLAGNPGQGSAVESWTLDATPPTLESLTVAPIPTPGFPTSEITIARVTFSEPIQTASFSLDQVRLFRDGQPVALTGVITRPLGDFSFEIDGLGPITRTQGLYELRVLGNVRDTVGNLGSGQLTQTVFIDEAPRVLSVDPITQSPTRGEFAEFRVRFSEPMLNVTAQSFFATRIDGIFFQGTPPIVVDVVPTELPTEYRVRVQFLEPTNAVVVVDVTPSFGSIPTDLAGNPLQTTFLGSQGVQFDRLRPEGRIDRIPGSVDPIVASTERFQVRFTEPVTGVGVEDFLISGLPGAQILAVEGSGLSYILTVGNFPSSGGLMQVELRPDGAFDDAGNPNLVALGGFVVATVAPGTSPPPTTRPQGYAVGQGEGGLPRAMLFGPDGSTRLDLVPFDPAFRGGVRVASGDFNGDSVDDLVVGTGPGTATLVRIYDGKTGAILFELAPFEAAFTGGIFVAAGDLTGDGLADLVISPDEGGGPRCRIFSGAGFSQLADFFGIEDPSFRGGVRPSLGDVNGDGAADLVISAGFGGGPRVALFDGKSLQKIVPDFFLFEPALRNGAYVAAGDLDADGFADLIGGGGPGGGPRIYALSGRDLAAGNPNAGQRANFFGGDINNRGGARVGARDVNGDGHAEILVGTGVNAGSRITIYDGRQTPADGTPGTLRDTVLFENAPGGIFVG, from the coding sequence GAATGCCGGCAATCTCGGGGCGACGATTTTGGCTGATTTTCAGGTCAAACCGACGGCGTTGGTTGGGGCGGCCAAGATTGATCTGGAGGCGTTCAGCGGTGATTCCGTGACTCAGGTGGGCGATGCGTTGGGGAACGATCTGGAACTGTCGCCCGCGCCAACGAACGATAACGGCGATCCCAATGATGGCGTGATTACCATCAGCGAAGCCCCCCGCAGTGCGACGCTGGCGATTGACCGGACTTTCGCCGGGAATCCGGGGCAATCGCTGACGGTGCCGGTGAATCTTCGCATCAATTCGCCCGGTGGTGAGGATGTGGCAACCGCCGATCTCGCACTCAGTTTTGATGCCAGTCGGCTTCAGGCGACTGCCATTCGCATCGGCACGGCGATTCCAGGATTCACCGTCATCCCCGCGATCGACAACACCAACGGCACGATTCGTGCCAGTGCGATTCCGACCAACGGTGTGCCGCTGCGCATCGATCCTAATCTGACGAAATCGCTGTTTGAGATTGATTTTGCGATTCGGAGCAATGCGGTGGCGGGGGTGGTGGTTCTGGATCTCGAATCAAAACTGGTCAATACGCCGACGCAGATTACGACTGCAACCCAGGTGATTCCGTGGAATCCGGCGATCACCGACGCGGCGACCGATGCGGGCGATGGTCGCTTGACGGTGACGGCGGGGCCGAGCATTGTGCGGATTGTCCCGGTGACACCCGATCCGCGAAATGTCGCTGTCACCAGCATCGATGTCGAGCTGGATCAAGCGGCGACAATCACGACTTTTACCGCCGCTGATCTTGGATTGAAGCGTGGATCCACGGCGGTGGATCTGAGCGGGGTCACGGTCACGCTCGTTAGCGGCACGACTTACCGGATCAACGGGTTGCAGTCGATCACGGCGAGCGAGGGGATTTACACGCTGACCGTGAATATGGCGGCGGTCGAGAATGGCGCTGGCCAATTGGGGGTTGGCAGCGCGACGGAAATCTGGGAGATGGACGTGACAGGTCCGACGGTGGTGAGCGTCGGTCCGGTGAGTCCGAATCCGCGAAATGTGTCGGTGTCGAGCATCCGCGTGGTGACGAGCGAGGGGTTGCAGTCGGGAAGTCTGACGCTGTCCGATTTCACGCTGACACGCGATGGCCAAGTCGTGTCAATGTCGGGAGCAAGTCTGTCAACGGTCAATGCGACGACCTACGATCTGCTGGGGCTGGGTAGTTTGACCAGTGAATCGGGATTGTATCGGCTGGAACTTCCGGGCATCGAGATTGTCGATGTGTCGGGGAATATGGGGAGCGGTGTCGGCTCGACGGAATGGACGATGGACGTGGTGGGTCCGACAATCGTGAGCATTAGCGAAGTGACGCCTGACCCGCGCAATAGCGGTGTATCGAGCGTGGATGTGACGCTGAGCGAAGCGATTGTGGGGAGCAGTTTCACGGTTGCGGATGTGGTGGTTCGTCGGGATGGGACGGGTTTGGATCTGTCTGGGGTGAGTGTGACGCACGTGTCGCCGACGCTGGTTCGCATCGGCGGATTGGCGGCAATCACCGCCAGCGAAGGCGACTACACGCTGGAAGTCTCGGCGGTGGGGATCACCGATCTGCTGGGCAACGCGGGCACCGGGCAGAAAGCCGAGACGTGGCGCGTCGATCGCACCGCCCCGCAGGTTGTCTCGGTCGGCCCCGTCACGCCCGATCCGCGCAATACGCCGGTGGGCACGATTCGTATCGGTTTTTCCGAAGCGATCGACCTCGGTTCGTTGTCGCTGGCGGATCTGGAATTGGCTCGCAATGACGTCCCAATTGCGTGGGGCGCGGCGAGTCTGACTACCATCGATGCCAAGACGGTGGAGCTGACGGGGTTGGCCGCGCTGACGGCGAACGACGGGGATTATCGGCTTCGCGTTCGGATGGACGACATCCGCGATTTGGCCGGAAATGCCGGTTCCGGGCCGGTGGATGAATCGTGGCGGATGGATGCGACTGGCCCGAATCTCGTGGCGATTGTGCCGGTGTCGCCGGATCCACGAAACACAGCGGTCGATTCGATTGACATCGATTGGAATGAGCCAATTCAGTTGAGCAGTCTGACGGCGGCGGATTTGAGTCTCAAGCGGAATGGCGTCTCGGTGTCGCTCCCAACCCTCTCCGTGACAACGGTTTCGGGCAATCGCGTTCGCGTGAGCGGCTTGTCCAGTGTTACCGCTGCTGAGGGGACTTACACGCTGAGCGTTGCTGGTGTCGGGGTGTTGGACGCACTCGGGAATCTTGGCACTGGCAGCGCGACGGAAATCTGGGAGATGGACGTGACAGGTCCGACGGTGGTGAGCGTCGGTCCGGTGAGTCCGAATCCGCGAAATGTGTCGGTGTCGAGCATCCGCGTGGTGACGAGCGAGGGGTTGCAGTCGGGAAGTCTGACGCTGTCCGATTTCACGCTGACACGCGATGGCCAAGTCGTGTCGATGTCGGGAGCAAGTCTGTCAACGGTCAATGCGACGACCTACGATCTGCTGGGGCTGGGTAGTTTGACCAGCGAATCGGGATTGTATCGGCTGGAACTTCCGGGGATCGGAATTGTCGATGTGTCGGGGAATGTGGGTAGCGGCGTCGGCTCGACGGAATGGACGATGGACGTGGTGGGTCCGACAATCGTGAGCATTAGCGAAGTGACGCCTGACCCGCGTAATAGCGGTGTATCGAGCGTGGATGTGACGCTGAGCGAAGCGATTGTGGGGAGCAGTTTCACGGTTGCGGATGTGGTGGTACGTCGGGATGGGACGGGTTTGGATCTCTCTGGGGTGAGTGTGACGCACGTGTCGCCGACGCTGGTTCGCATCAGCGGATTGGCGACAATCACCGCCAGCGGCGGGGCGTATTCGCTGCAAATTCAGGCCAGCGGCATCACCGATTTGGCGGGAAATGCAGGGACGGGGACGGCGATCGAAAGCTGGACCACCGACACGCAGGGGCCGAGCATCACAACGCTCGAGACCGTTACGCCCGACCCGCGCAATAGTCCCGTCTCGCAATTGGAATGGGAGTGGAGCGAGGCGATTCTGCCGGCGTCGCTGACGGTGGCGGATCTGAGTTTGACTCGCGATGGCGTGGGAATTTCGCTGGCGGGGGCGAATCTGGTGCCAGTGTCCGCGACGCGGTTTCGGATTGAGAATCTCGCCGGACTCACCGCGTCGAGCGGCACCTACACGCTGACCGTGACCGCGTCGGGGGTGCAAGACCTTGTCGGCAACGCGGGGATTGGCAGTCGCAGCGAAACCTGGGTGATGGATGCGACTGCGCCGACGGTGGTGCAGTTTGGCCCGGTGTCGCCCGATCCGCGAAATACGGCGGTGAGTTCGATCGATGTCGAATTCTCGGAGCCGATCGATTTGACTTCGTTTCAATCGTCGGCGGTCACGCTGTTGCGAAATGGGAACGCGATTGCAACCACGGCGGTCAGTTTGCAGTCGCTGGGCGGTGCGCGGTATCGAATCACGGGACTGGCTGCCTTGACGCAAACCGATGGCACCTATGCGATTACGTTGGGATTGGCCGGGATTCGAGACTCGATTGGCAATCTCGCGTCGGGGAGTGTCAGCGAGAGTTGGATCATGGATTCGGTCACTCCGGTGATCCTGTCGATTGGCGCGGTGACGCCCAACCCGCGTGCCTCGGCGGTGGCGAGTTTGGATGTGACGTTCAGTCGTGCGATTGTTGCATCGAGTTTCACGCTGGCAAATCTGCAACTCACGCGGGATAACCAGCCGATTTCGCTGTCGGGTGTGACCATTCAGGCCATCAGCGGCACGGTGTTTCGCATCCAAGGTTTGTCACCGCTCACCCAGGCAACCGGTGCGTATCGCCTGACCGTGACCGGAGCGGGGATCGTGGATGCAGTCGGGAATGCGGCGACGAATTCGCTGAGTCGAGATTGGCAGACCGACGCCGATCGACCGACGTTGGTGCAATGGCTGCCGATTGTGCCGAACCCGCGAAATCAACCGCTTCAATCCGTGGAGTTGGAGTGGAATGAGCCGATTGCGCTGCCGAGTGTCGCGGCATTCCAGTTGCAGCGGAATGGGGTGACGGTGCCGCTGATCGGGGTGACGGTGGAGGCGGTGAACGCGACTCGCCTGCGGTTGCTTGGGCTGGAGGCGTTGACGCAAACCACGGGTGACTATCGATTGCGTCTCGACTTGGCGAGTATCTCGGATTTGGTCGGGAACGTCGGCATCGGAACCTCGGAAATCACGTGGACAATGGACGTGACTGCGCCGAGCGTGCAGTCGTTTGGGCCGGTGTCGCCCGATCCGCGGAACACGGCCGTTGATCGGGTCATCGTCCAGTTCAATGAGCCGATTTTGGCGAGCAGTTTCACGCTGGCGGATGTCTCGCTCGAACGCGATGGCGTGGTGCAATCCAACGCGGGAATCATCCTCGTGGCCGAGTCCGCGACACGATATCGCATCGATGGGCTGACGACTCGCACCAACCTCAGCGGCACCTATAGCCTGCGAATCGATGCCACGGGGATCACCGATCTGGCCGGAAATCCGGGGCAGGGAAGTGCCGTCGAAAGCTGGACGCTCGACGCGACTCCGCCGACGCTGGAGAGCCTGACGGTTGCGCCGATTCCGACGCCTGGATTTCCGACATCGGAAATCACCATTGCGAGGGTGACATTCAGCGAACCCATCCAAACAGCGAGTTTCTCGTTGGATCAGGTGCGACTCTTCCGAGATGGGCAGCCGGTTGCGTTGACAGGGGTGATCACTCGCCCGTTGGGGGATTTCAGCTTCGAAATCGACGGTCTCGGCCCGATCACGCGCACGCAGGGACTGTACGAACTGCGCGTCTTGGGCAATGTCCGCGACACGGTGGGCAATCTTGGCAGCGGCCAACTGACGCAAACCGTCTTCATCGATGAAGCGCCACGGGTGCTAAGCGTCGATCCGATCACGCAATCACCGACACGGGGCGAGTTTGCGGAATTTCGCGTGCGATTCAGCGAGCCGATGCTGAATGTGACCGCGCAGTCGTTTTTTGCCACGCGAATCGATGGAATTTTCTTCCAAGGCACGCCGCCGATCGTGGTCGATGTGGTGCCAACGGAGCTTCCAACGGAATATCGGGTGCGCGTGCAATTTCTCGAACCAACCAACGCGGTGGTGGTGGTCGATGTGACGCCGAGCTTCGGATCAATCCCGACCGACCTGGCCGGAAATCCGCTGCAAACGACATTTCTGGGCAGCCAGGGCGTCCAATTCGATCGACTTCGACCCGAAGGGCGAATCGACCGCATTCCCGGTTCGGTCGATCCGATTGTTGCATCGACGGAGCGCTTCCAAGTCCGCTTCACCGAGCCTGTGACGGGGGTCGGCGTCGAGGATTTCCTCATCAGCGGCTTGCCGGGAGCGCAAATTCTGGCCGTGGAAGGCAGTGGGTTGAGCTACATTCTGACGGTTGGAAATTTCCCCAGTAGCGGCGGGTTGATGCAGGTAGAATTGCGCCCCGATGGCGCATTCGACGATGCGGGCAATCCAAATCTCGTCGCGTTGGGCGGATTCGTCGTCGCGACGGTGGCACCGGGGACATCGCCGCCCCCGACGACACGCCCGCAGGGGTACGCCGTCGGCCAAGGCGAAGGGGGATTGCCGCGGGCGATGCTGTTCGGGCCGGATGGCAGCACCCGCTTGGACCTGGTGCCGTTCGATCCGGCATTTCGTGGCGGGGTGCGGGTCGCATCTGGCGATTTCAACGGCGATTCCGTCGATGATCTCGTCGTGGGCACTGGGCCGGGAACCGCGACACTGGTGCGAATTTACGATGGCAAAACCGGGGCGATTCTCTTCGAGTTGGCCCCATTCGAAGCCGCCTTCACCGGCGGGATTTTCGTGGCGGCGGGCGATCTGACCGGCGATGGACTGGCCGATTTGGTCATCAGCCCGGACGAAGGCGGTGGCCCCCGCTGCCGCATTTTCAGCGGCGCGGGATTTTCGCAACTCGCCGATTTCTTCGGGATCGAAGATCCATCATTCCGTGGCGGGGTGCGGCCGTCGCTGGGCGATGTCAACGGCGATGGGGCGGCGGATCTCGTCATCTCGGCGGGATTTGGCGGCGGGCCGCGGGTTGCACTCTTCGACGGGAAATCGCTGCAAAAAATTGTCCCCGATTTCTTCCTATTCGAGCCCGCGCTACGAAATGGTGCCTATGTCGCCGCTGGGGACTTGGATGCGGATGGCTTTGCCGACCTGATCGGCGGTGGTGGGCCGGGTGGCGGGCCGCGAATTTACGCGCTCTCCGGCCGCGATCTTGCCGCTGGGAATCCAAACGCGGGGCAGCGTGCGAATTTCTTCGGTGGCGACATCAACAATCGTGGGGGGGCTCGGGTTGGTGCCCGCGATGTGAACGGGGACGGTCACGCCGAAATTCTCGTGGGAACGGGTGTCAATGCCGGCT